A window of the Tursiops truncatus isolate mTurTru1 chromosome 14, mTurTru1.mat.Y, whole genome shotgun sequence genome harbors these coding sequences:
- the SLC66A3 gene encoding solute carrier family 66 member 3, translated as METRLLWFCNWSVLGVSATLKLPQIFAVLGARSARGISLPSLLLELAGFLVFLRYQCYYEYPLLTYLEYPILVAQDLILLLCVFHFKGDVKRAAPYIVLCVSAWFILTLQKWIIDLAMNLCTFISAASKFAQLQYLWKSRDSGAVSAVTWSLASYTCAARIMTTLMTTSDLTILIRFVIMLALNTWVAATILHYQKTDVKSE; from the exons ATGGAGACGCGGCTGCTGTGGTTCTGCAACTGGAGCGTGCTGGGCGTGAGCGCGACGCTCAAGCTGCCGCAGATCTTCGCCGTGCTGGGGGCGCGCAGCGCGCGGGGCATCAGCCTCCCGAGCCTACTTCTGGAGTTGGCTGG gttCCTGGTCTTTCTCCGGTACCAGTGTTACTACGAGTACCCACTGCTAACCTACCTGGAGTACCCCATCCTCGTTGCACAAG ATCTCATCCTCCTGCTGTGTGTCTTCCATTTCAAGGGGGATGTGAAACGGGCAGCACCGTACATCGTCCT CTGTGTGTCTGCTTGGTTCATCCTCACCCTGCAGAAGTGGATCATAGATCTGGCCATG AATTTATGTACTTTCATCAGTGCAGCCAGTAAGTTTGCACAGCTCCAGTACCTGTGGAAAAGCAGGGACTCGGGAGCCGTGAGTGCTGTCACGTGGAGCCTTGCTTCATATACCTGTGCGG CAAGAATAATGACAACTTTAATGACCACCAGTGATCTGACaa TTCTTATACGTTTTGTGATCATGCTGGCCTTAAATACATGGGTAGCAGCTACAATACTTCACTACCAGAAGACCGATGTGAAGTCTGAATGA